The genomic interval CAGGTGGTCGCGGATACGAAGCATCTCTCCCAGAACGAGATGGGAGCATACCTGGATCGTCACGGCGCGCACACGAACGTCCTCGTCGACTAGCAGCTTGAAGAAGCCTGTGGTGGGCACACTCAGGTACGGGCCGAGCAGATTAGGGTGAACGCACACAAGGTCCCCCAGAGCAATCACAACGTTTACTTTTGTCACCCATGACTCGCGCTTGTCAGCGACGATAGTAAAAAGGAGGTTGAGGTGGTCAGAGCAGAAGCCTTCGTTGACGATCATGTATTGGCAAAGAGCGAGGacggcgcacacgcgctcaAAAGGCTTGTCCGCGTAAACTGAGGCCTTTTTGCGGCATGTGGCGATAATCATATCAGCGAAGCGGGCCCAAACAGATCCGGATGAAATAATTGCCTGTTTCCGCTTttgcgccagctgctgaaTCTCGTGCCTCCGGAGTTCGTGCGAGCCAAGCCCCAGCTCCTTGTGCATCCAGTCTGCTTGGTTCCTCACCGTTGGTGTGACCTGGGTGCTGACTTTTGTGGGTTCCTCCAGGGtcttcagctgcgccttctctgccgcttccACCGCAACAAGCTGCTTCAGTGCCGTGTGTCCGAGTAAGAACAGGCACTGCGCCTTCCTGTTCGGCTGCGTCTCCAGGTTTTCACACGACCCATAGTACTCGAGAATGTAGCGGTACACTGTGACAGGGACCTCACACAGGTTATGTATGACGTTGACTCCAGCTTCCGCTAGAATCATCCACGACGCCATCCCTTCCGTCCGACGGCAGAGGTGATTGACCACGTGACGGAGGACCGGATGCTGCCGCACATCCTCATCAGCCGGGATCGGGTGAAACTGAGGGTCCAGCGCCTCGTTTTGGAGAGCGGCAAAAATGTACGACAGAAGTACATTGTCCTTGTGGCTGTCAGAGCAAAGAAACTCGGCAATGCTGTCCTTGCGCGCGCGCAAGTCCTTCCAGATGTACTTGCTTAGCAAGCTGTAGACACGCATTGCGATGCGCCGGTCACCGTCGGTAGCCTTGGCGTCAATCGAGCCCTCTGCAATGCACCACATTGCCTCTACAAACGGCGCAGAGAGGTGTCGAGCAAAAGCGGGGTTAGCCTTCATGAGCCCCAAAATGCGATCCACTGCGCTCACCTCGCCCTCTGAGGCGCAACGGAGGAGGCTGATCAGCTTCTGCGCACTGGCAGCGACGCGGGTTCCTGCCGAGGTCGTGACGCGGTTAAATGCGTTGAAGACGACCTCTACAAACGCATCACGGACTGCGAACTGGATCTTCATCTCGCCCTCAAATACCATAACAAGGACCTTCAAAAAagctcgctctcccccctgGACGCGGTACTCAGAGCAGACAACGATGAGCTTGATGGACTCAATTACGTCCCGCTCAGTCTTGCTATCCAGCAAAACACACGCATACTGCAGAGCTTGCTTGATCAGCTCGATAAAACAAAGCGTGTTCTGGTAAAATACAATTCTGCTGACGATGGCCGTTTGTTTATCGGACATGACGGAGTCCTCCTCTCGCGATCGCCCTGCAccctgccgctccgccgctcTAAgcccctcctcgtcatccaCATCCAGAGGATCGTCTAACACTTCCGTCGTTGGCTGAAGCTGTTTCTTGGAGTTTTCTATTTCTTTCTCCATCGCGGCCGCCTCGCCAAAGCACACGACACCATCACTGAGCGCCTCCTCTAGCTTGCTCTTGACAAGTGCGCTGTTCAGAACACTGCCGAACCAGTTTTTCCGCAGCACGCTCGAAATGACAGTCATAGCAGCGTCACGGACAAGATAATTGCGGTCCTCAAGTCGACCGACAAGAGCAGTCATCACGGCCAAGTGGTAGCGCTTTGGCACCGCCCGACTCTCTACTAAGCGCCCCCAGGTGTGTAACACGTGGTTCCGCACAAACGCGTTGACATCCATGACGCGAAAAAGAAGCTCGTTCAGGTACGAGTTCCTAACGGCATCGTCTTGAGCGTTTCGTGCATGCCCGGTGTAGCGCTGAAGAACCATTTCCGCGATACACGTCACGACCGCCTTCCGGACATCGTAGTTCTCACTCTGGAGAACTGGAATAGCAAGATCGGCCATCTTCACCACAGCAGTAATGCTGCGCTTCGCCACCTCGCTAAAAAAACACGCGACGTTCTTCGCAGCGGCAGAATCGGTGGCCGCCTCACAGAGGGCAGCTTGAGACATCATTTCAAAGAcggcacgcagcagctggtcaCCAAATCCCACGCTCGTTTCGCTTTGCTCGATGTCAGAAACAAGTTTTGAGAGAAACATGGAAGCACTTTCGGACTTCAGCGAGAGCTCCACCAAAGGAACAACGAGGTCCGTTGGCTTTACGACACTGCTCTTCGCGAGAATGCAGTTGCTTGTGCGCGCAAAGAGAAGCGCCAGAGCGCCACCAACCGACTGAGCATCACCACCAATATTCTGCTTCAGTGTGACCATATGAAAGCACATTTTTAGCACGAGATTCAGCGTCGAATCCTCCAAGTGGCAATCAGACCATAATTCCATTACCTCGGGAGAGCAGAATTCTACAAGCGCAGTGAGCACCAGTTCCCTGCCATCCATGTCAACACCGCTTCCATCGTCACCAAAGCTTCCTTCCATGTCGCGACGCGAGCGTTTCCGGTGCGAGTGCTGCTGTGAAAGTCCACTAGAACCCTCATATTCGTCCAGAGGCGCTACAGAAAGAAGTACGTTACAGACGAGAAAAACATACATCTTGAGAGTAGAGCGCAAGCATACTTCCAATGCACCGTTTCGCGCGCATCCTGCAGTTTGCTTTTTCAGGAATGCTACTGCGACTtgcagcagcttcttcaaGCGCTCACCGACCTCATGGCATATTTTGTGCCTTGCAACCCTAGTGACAGCAGTTGAGTGTTCGGGCTTCCCTCGAATCGCTTTCACATACGAATAGagcggaaagaaaaggtCCTGCTTCGTGAACAGGGCCGTTGGAGATTTTTCGTGGTGAAGAGCGCCAAACAACCGTGTCAGGTCATCGAGCTGCTGACGTTCGGGAATGTCAAACTCGCACACGGTATCAATATGGTAGCAATTTGATCCTGTTTTCGCCACATCCTCCAAATCGGCGACATGACTTGGAATAAAAAACTCTAAGAGCTCCGACATTCCCTTCTCCCTGACAGTTAGCAGAAAGAACCTTTGCCAATTTGAGATAAAGAATAGAAAGGCAGAGCCTTGTGAATAATAAAAATCGTCTGGTGGTTGTAGAGCTGCTGTCTTGTCACGCAGGGTCGTGCCTAATACGGTTTCGCCCGGTTTAATAATTGGTCTACAAGGGCACGAACACTACTTCCTCTTATTTCCTTTGTCATACATTCTGAATCTCTTGCTCTTCCTTTCCTGCGAGCCTACGCAGTAGGATTGCATCAAAAGCAAggacgaagaaaagaatcaggagagagaaaagaaccTAGTTGTAGCAATGAGGCATTTCTCTAGAAAGAGGTATCACATCCTGTGTACGACATACTATCTCTTGAATGACTTCAGAACCGAGCGAGGATAAGAGTAGCCCAATTAAGTCTGTacaaaaaagaaacagtGGAGCGGTCCGCCAGCACAGACGTAACTCCTATATATTCATACCGATACGCCATTGATAACTGAAGTCACAAGAGGACCCATACTTCTTTTGCTTAATACAATGCACAGAATCGATAAAAAAAATGTGTAAATTGCACCGTTCAGAGTagttttcctccttttcttttatCCGATCGAGATAACACTTCAAAAAGAGCTGCACTTTCTTTGCCAAATAAGTAATCTGGCATGCGTGCAATGCCCTTATCACCTCTTCACAGCAGGCATGGCAATGAGAAGAGTGCATCACACTAATTCCTTTAAAACTAACAACAAAAGAGTGACACTTAGGCTCCGCTCGCTGTCCTTGATGTGGTTACACATCAAAGAGGACCAGTGCATTTTCTATCACCGCCCTTGAAAGATAGCTTCTGAGATAACCAAAACATTCTTTCGGCAAATCATGTCACCACGCATAACTCAGCGAACATAAGAGCACGACCACAGACCATCGGCCGCTTTCGCACAACGACTCAGACCGGATCGTCTAGAAAAAACCGCTGGCCATCATACCAGGCATTCGTGTGACGGCATCTGCACATCCCTCCTTGTTGCCCTTTTCACCTCCATGCAGCTTAATTGGTGTTAGATGAACCTGGGTTGGCTGCATGTCGTAAATTAAGTGGGCCGCGTTCAGGGTCCTTCTCGATGGGGGAAGCAGTAGCAACAGTTGTGCTAGTAGCAGAAAGTGATCTGGAGAGAattgaaaagaaaaaaaaagggagtaATATATATCCAAGAGCAAAAACGGCGGCAAAAGATATAAAGCTCATACTCTCAAGATGCAGAACGCGATGACAAGAcaaggcgaaaaaaaaataaagaaacACCGCGTGCTACAAAGCACACACTAATACCCACTGCTTTTGAGCCCTGAGCACTAGGCAAAAACACAATCATACACTCAAAGTACTGCTTTTTGCATGACAACTAGCAGCTGATCTATTTTCACGCACCCGAAAAAttcacacacatacaacaGCGATAGAAATTCGTCTTTTCTACGCAATATCAAATACTCAATCAGTAGATAAAGACTGCTTAtcaccacagcaccacccAAAGAGAGCTGTGAAGCAGGCAAAAGCACAACAACCAAAGTGATGAGATGCGCTAAAATAAAACAAAACAATAGAGACTCTAAACATAAACCGAGCTCTACGTACGAAGCAGTTAAAGAAAACGGGGGGCCTTCTTTACAACTTGACGTTATAACTTTCGTCATTTTATTCGTTGAAGCTTTGAAACGATGGTTGCATTTCagtttttcctcttcttcactaTTGAACATACCGCCCACTGTGAgacagaaaaacaaacacGACGCTACTCCCCACAAAGCACACTCTAAAAGATTTAGCTCGCCAGGGGGGCTCTTGCTTTTCTCAAGTTCTACAGCGATGCAGGAAAGCATACCATCTACGAAGCTATCATCATATCCCGTTGTTTCGCTGGCTCTTGACGAGTACGTCGCAAACCCAATTACCACAAATTTGCAGCAAAGAAGCAGCTACATCACCAGAGAGCTGACCTGCAGCCCAACTATTCGTACCCCAGTTCTACACCGTGTGGGAATAGCGAAGGAGTGCACGTGCATTATTCGTGTAGAAGTGGCATGGTTCCCTGGTATCTCCCCTACCAACAATTCGCAGGACTTCCTCTCAGGTGACGATCAGCAGGCTCATGAAAGTGAGAAAGTCTTTCCCCAGCACTCAACTGGCATACCTGGGGGTTGTAGGCTTCGTTGCTGTCGTAGTACAAAGGTCCTGAGATGTTGATCCCGCCATGATATTTGCTGTAGCTTCCCGTAGATGTACCATTGCCATGCAGTATAAACGCCGCTGCAGTCGTTCCACAGCATAATACAACCCATTTGCAGGGTTCGCTACCGAGGTTCATGCTGTAGAAACGTGCCAACGGGACGAGGATGATCGCGACACAACGCTCCCCATGGACATCGCTGCAATTCGAATAACAGTGGCAGATATGCTACGATGCCGTTGCTCCCATATTTTGCTAGCCAGAAATGTAAATGCATGCTCTTTACAACACGGAGACGATCCGCTATCGAGCAGCATCACCTCCTTGGGAGTCAAAGCACTTCACTTCCAACTTCGAGCACAAACAAATGTATTCTGCACTCTCCAGCGCCGCAAAACACGACCCAGCGAGATTGTAGCACTCAAGTCCTCCCAGCCAGCAGTGTACCCGCAGATCTCATCAAGTATCTTGCCAAAAGTttatcctcctccttttaGATAGGAAAATAAAACACTCAACATTGATACTTCAAACATCAACTTGCAAGCAGCGGTACTTTTTTGAAGCGGCTACTTTTGAGTTCAGTATTGATGTACGCGTAGCCGAGTGTGTAGCACACATTCCAAGAAATCAATGTTACCTAGGAGTCAAAAACGTCGCGGAAAAAAACCAAAGATACACTAGCACTTGCTCTTCTTTTAttgctctttctttcctctgttGTCGGCTCGTAAGAGCAGATGTAACACAAATAATCTAAGATAATCGAACAACGCAAGAGCAGCTACGAATGCCTAAATAGTAGCAATGCTTAGTACAGCCGAATACAAGGAGTCACAGCCCCGGCTCACAATAtgaggagaagcaaaaagcAGGTCTCGAACTATACGTGCGGAAGCCCCGCATTGACATTAAAAGCAAATTGAATTGTTTGTGGTGCACACTAAGTAATAACAAACACCACATTCACACATACATCAACAGAAACAATTGCCAGACGCTCTGCTTTGCACGAACGACAAGCACCTGTGTGACAGCACACGCTCAACAAAATTGTTTATCACTTTAGAAAAGAGTGTGATTTTTTCAAAGTGCAGGTGGAATCTCTCTTCCAACTCTCGTGCAGTTGTTCTCTGAAGTCCAATGCGATGGTCTACACTGAACTCAGCAATTCACATTAATCCCAACGTCTTAGCAGAGAAAAATATGGTATGGACAAACACACTTGTGAGAGGCAATGAAGCACAAAAGGTTCCCCACGCTGGGATCAATGCGTGGAAGCCATTATCCGCCCAAGCGACGAATATGAATTACACATTTACTCTTCGATTTGCGCGACTCAGCGCAGCCGTGTTCCTATTCCCCACCTACGCAGGGGCTGGGGAACAGCAAATGGGCGCCGAAATGTCTTCAAACTGCAACAGGGGGAGCGCGCTTCTCAGCATTCAGACCCCGCTGTTGAATTAGCCCCCtgtgccgtgtgtgtgtgtgggtgggggggggcgggggcagcAATGTTCGCCGCCAGCgtccccagcagcagcgtgagcaCCAAATATGCTCA from Leishmania panamensis strain MHOM/PA/94/PSC-1 chromosome 15 sequence carries:
- a CDS encoding condensin subunit 1, putative (TriTrypDB/GeneDB-style sysID: LpmP.15.1530) — its product is MSELLEFFIPSHVADLEDVAKTGSNCYHIDTVCEFDIPERQQLDDLTRLFGALHHEKSPTALFTKQDLFFPLYSYVKAIRGKPEHSTAVTRVARHKICHEVGERLKKLLQVAVAFLKKQTAGCARNGALEVCLRSTLKMYVFLVCNVLLSVAPLDEYEGSSGLSQQHSHRKRSRRDMEGSFGDDGSGVDMDGRELVLTALVEFCSPEVMELWSDCHLEDSTLNLVLKMCFHMVTLKQNIGGDAQSVGGALALLFARTSNCILAKSSVVKPTDLVVPLVELSLKSESASMFLSKLVSDIEQSETSVGFGDQLLRAVFEMMSQAALCEAATDSAAAKNVACFFSEVAKRSITAVVKMADLAIPVLQSENYDVRKAVVTCIAEMVLQRYTGHARNAQDDAVRNSYLNELLFRVMDVNAFVRNHVLHTWGRLVESRAVPKRYHLAVMTALVGRLEDRNYLVRDAAMTVISSVLRKNWFGSVLNSALVKSKLEEALSDGVVCFGEAAAMEKEIENSKKQLQPTTEVLDDPLDVDDEEGLRAAERQGAGRSREEDSVMSDKQTAIVSRIVFYQNTLCFIELIKQALQYACVLLDSKTERDVIESIKLIVVCSEYRVQGGERAFLKVLVMVFEGEMKIQFAVRDAFVEVVFNAFNRVTTSAGTRVAASAQKLISLLRCASEGEVSAVDRILGLMKANPAFARHLSAPFVEAMWCIAEGSIDAKATDGDRRIAMRVYSLLSKYIWKDLRARKDSIAEFLCSDSHKDNVLLSYIFAALQNEALDPQFHPIPADEDVRQHPVLRHVVNHLCRRTEGMASWMILAEAGVNVIHNLCEVPVTVYRYILEYYGSCENLETQPNRKAQCLFLLGHTALKQLVAVEAAEKAQLKTLEEPTKVSTQVTPTVRNQADWMHKELGLGSHELRRHEIQQLAQKRKQAIISSGSVWARFADMIIATCRKKASVYADKPFERVCAVLALCQYMIVNEGFCSDHLNLLFTIVADKRESWVTKVNVVIALGDLVCVHPNLLGPYLSVPTTGFFKLLVDEDVRVRAVTIQVCSHLVLGEMLRIRDHLYTIVKLVADPDETIANNAITFVQNLAMKEKEKTGNLIPPLAAQLSNLLPFDKFQLAMRTLLERVEGDKPTDSLIDRLCQRFESFSERSRKKLAIARNIAFCLSELNYMTERTIKRLTSESCYQQYKHWLRCADVYEYFKLIATKAKRQGARGGAERRDRAAIDEWEARMQVDSCIDADGEERSSVAADQKASDE